The DNA sequence GATCTTGTCACCATCAAGCTTCACGGCGCCCTGCTGTAACAGCCGCCGGCCTTCACCGTTGGATTTGATCAGCCCTGCTTCTAGCAGAATACGGCAGACCCAGACCGGTTCACAGGTTTCCAGTCGATACAGGGGCAGATCATCAGGTATCTCTTTCTGGCGGAACTGCTGAATGAACTGCTCTTCGGCCGCATCAGCCTGTTGCGCATCGTGAAAGCGGGCAACCAATTCTCGTGCTAGAGCCTTTTTACTTTCCATCGGATGGGCTCCGGCAGGATCGCCCGCGACCCCCTGACGGATACGCTGCAGTTCTGCAAGATCAACATCAGAGAGCAATTCGTAGTAACGCAGCATCAGCGTGTCGGAAATACTCATCACCTTGCCATAGATTTCCTTAGCCGATTCAGTGATACCGATATAGTTGCCGAGGGACTTGCTCATTTTGTTGACACCGTCGAGGCCTTCGAGCAACGGCATGGTAACCACAGCCTGAGGATTCTGCCCCCGCTGCTTCTGCAGCTCACGTCCCATCAGCAGATTGAACTTCTGATCGGTACCACCCAATTCGACGTCGGCCTGCAAGGCGACAGAATCGTAACCCTGGACCAGCGGATACAAAAATTCATGAATAGCAATCGGCTGCTGACCTGCGAAGCGTTTGTGAAAATCATCCCGTTCAAGCATCCGCGCCACAGTTGTGCTGGCCGCCAGAGCGATCAGATCGGCTGCCGACATTTGGCCCATCCAGCTGCTGTTAAACACCACCTCGGTTTTGGCCGGGTCAAGAATCTTGAACACCTGCTCCTGATAGGTTTTGGCGTTCGCCAGCACCTGTTCACGCGTCAGCGGCTTGCGGGTTTCATTTTTGCCGGTTGGATCGCCGATCATGCCCGTGAAATCACCGATCAGAAACAGCACCTGATGGCCGAGATCCTGAAACTGCTTAAGCTTCTGAATCAGCACCGTATGTCCCAGATGCAGATCGGGCGCGGTCGGATCAAAACCGGCCTTGATCCGTAGAGGCCTGCCCTCCGAGAGAGCCGTGCGCAACTTCTCTTCCAACTCGCTTTCGACCAGCACCTCCACGGCGCCCCGGCGGATTACCGCCATCTGTTCAGCAACAGATTTCATCATGCTTCTTCCCGACAAAAAATGCGTTCAATGCCGCGGGCCAGGCCGCGATCCTCGTCCAGATCAAACAGGGTGGCACACAGCACCGGCTGCCTTTTTGCCACCTCAAAACGGGCCGGCAGCTGGGTCACAAACCGCTCGACAGCAATGTCCTTGGCGATACCAATAACCGAGTCACGGCTACCTGTCATACCGGCGTCTGTCTGATAGGCAGTGCCGGCAGGCAAAATCTGCTCATCAGCCGTCGGCACATGAGTATGTGTGCCAATCAGCGCCGCCACCCGGCCATCAAGATAATGCGCCAGCGCCATTTTTTCACTGGTGGCCTCAGCGTGAAAATCAACCAAGATCAGATCCGCTCGCCCGGCCATCTGCTCCAGACAGGCATCGGCACAGCGAAAGGGGCAGTCGAGGTTGCTCATAAAGACCCGCCCCTCCAGATTCAGCACACCCACCCGAATGCCGGCCGCCGTTTCGTACAGACCGAAGCCGTGACCTGGCGCACCGGGCGGGTAGTTGGCCGGCCGCAGCACGTCATTGCAACGATCAAGCTGCGGCAAAAATTCCTTTTTGTCCCAGATATGATTGCCCGAGGTAATCACCTGCACACCCAGCTGACGAAATTCGCGGACCACCTCCAGAGTCAGGCCAAAACCGCCGGCAGCATTTTCGCCATTGACCACAACAAAATCGATGGCATGTCGATCCACCAGTCGATCAAGCTGACGGGCCAGGATCTGCCGGCCGGCGCGACCGACCACGTCACCAACAAACAACAGCTTCATGCCCGTCTCCCGATCGCAGGACTGCCCTTAGCGGGCATAATCCACCGCCCGCGTCTCACGAATAACATTGACCTTGATCTGACCCGGATAGGTCATTTGCTCCTCGATTTTATTGGCAATCTCTCGCGCCAACACATGCGCGTGAGCGTCAGAAACCGCTTCGCTCGAAACCATCACCCGAATCTCGCGACCCGCCTGAATCGCATAGCAACCCTCAACCCCCTCAAACGAGGTGCCGATTTTTTCCAGTTCCTCCAGACGCTTGACGTAGGTTTCCAGCATCTCGCGGCGGGCACCGGGACGGGCGCCGGAGAGGGCGTCAGCCGCCTGCACCAGCACGGCCAGAATCGTGGTCGGCTTCTCTTCTTCGTGATGGGCGGCAATGGCATGCACAATCTCGGGAGCCTCACCGTACTTGCGGGCCAGATCGGCTCCGATCAGGGCATGAGAGCCCTCGACCTCATGATCAACGGCTTTGCCCAGATCATGCAACAGGCCGGCTCGTTTGGCCTGCTTGACATTGATGCCCAACTCGGCAGCCATAATGCCGCACAAAAACGCGACCTCCAGCGAATGTTTGAGAATATTCTGGCCATAAGAGGTGCGGTATTTAAGCCGGCCGATCAACTTGATAATCTCCGGATGGATTCCGTGAACGCCGACATCAAAGGTGGCCTGCTCGCCCGACTCGCGAATGGACTGATTAACGTCCTCCTCGGCCTTGCGCACAATCTCCTCGATACGGGCGGGATGGATACGACCATCCGTTACCAGTCGCTCGAGCGCCAGACGTGCCACTTCACGCCGCACCGGGTTAAAGCCGGAAATAATGACCGCTTCCGGTGTATCATCAATAATGAGATCAATACCGGTCGCGGCTTCAATGGCGCGGATATTGCGCCCCTCGCGTCCGATAATGCGGCCCTTCATTTCATCAGACGGCAGCGGCACCACACTGACTGTTTTTTCTGCCACATAATCGCCGGCATAGCGCTGAATCGCCAGCGACAAAATCTCTTTGGCTTTCTTGTCGGCGTTCTCGCGAGCCTCATCCTCGATCTGCTTGATACGCTTGGCGGCATCATGCCGTGCCTGGCTTTCCAGCCCAGCCATCAGCCGTCTCAATGCCTCTTCAGCACTTAAACCACTGATCTCCTCCAGAGCGGCCTGACGCTTCTGCACCAAATCCTGCGCCTGCTGCTGAAGCTGCTGCGTCTGAACCTGCAGCTGGCTCAACTCCCGATCACGTTCCTGCACCTCCTTCTCGCGCTCTTGCAGCGCCAGATCTTTACGATCAAGATTCTCCTCGCGCTGAATCAGCCGCTTTTCCTGTGCCTGCAATTCGCGCCGCAGTTCACGCGCCTCCTGCTCCCACTCCGCCTGGGCCTGCAGCACCCGATCCTTGGCCTGGAGTTGGGCTTCGCGAGTCAGGCTCTCAGCCTGCTTACGCGCCGCATCGACCAGCTGCTTGGCCATATCCTCGGCACTGCCCAACCGCGCCGCGTCCATCCGTTGCCGCACCACCACACCGGCCGCACCGCCGGCGCCCAGCGCCAGGAGCACCAGAAAAAAGGTTCCTGCGTCCATACCGTTTTAATCCTCCGGCGGCGCGCTACCGCGCGACCGCATTCATGTATCGTTTCTGTATCGCTTACCCAACCGAAATCCAAGCCAGCCCATAGCAATAACTAGAAGTGGCTGGCGACCTTCAAATGTCCGTCACCGGTTGCAGGTCAGCACCCTCCCCCACAGCGGGTGGAGCGTGAAAAAACAATACCTCATTCTCCGTCACCAGCGCCTGCAAGGGCACATCATGCGGCTCGCACGGCAACTGGGGCAACAACTGAAAGGAAAATCCCAGGCCAATCCGCATCGCGTCGGGCCGACACTGGCAAAGAAAACGGTCATAAAATCCCTTGCCATAGCCCAGTCGCCCTCCCCAACGATCGAAGGCCACGCCAGGAACCACCACCACATCGAACTGCTCAGGCAGCAACAACTCACCCGCCATCGGCTCCGGCACCCCGAAACAGCCAGGGCACAGCATTGCCGGATTATCGCACCGCAAAAAATGCAGCTGATCACCCTGAACCCGCGGCAACCCCACCCGCAGACCAGCCTCACGGGCCTGTTGCAGCAACCAGCGAGTATCCAGTTCAGCTCGGATCGGACAGTACAGAGCCAGTGTCTGCGCCTGCCGAAACAGGGCCAAATCTGCCAGAC is a window from the Desulfuromonas thiophila genome containing:
- the tyrS gene encoding tyrosine--tRNA ligase, encoding MKSVAEQMAVIRRGAVEVLVESELEEKLRTALSEGRPLRIKAGFDPTAPDLHLGHTVLIQKLKQFQDLGHQVLFLIGDFTGMIGDPTGKNETRKPLTREQVLANAKTYQEQVFKILDPAKTEVVFNSSWMGQMSAADLIALAASTTVARMLERDDFHKRFAGQQPIAIHEFLYPLVQGYDSVALQADVELGGTDQKFNLLMGRELQKQRGQNPQAVVTMPLLEGLDGVNKMSKSLGNYIGITESAKEIYGKVMSISDTLMLRYYELLSDVDLAELQRIRQGVAGDPAGAHPMESKKALARELVARFHDAQQADAAEEQFIQQFRQKEIPDDLPLYRLETCEPVWVCRILLEAGLIKSNGEGRRLLQQGAVKLDGDKIDNPELELVPGTSGVLQAGKRRFVRFELC
- a CDS encoding TIGR00282 family metallophosphoesterase; the protein is MKLLFVGDVVGRAGRQILARQLDRLVDRHAIDFVVVNGENAAGGFGLTLEVVREFRQLGVQVITSGNHIWDKKEFLPQLDRCNDVLRPANYPPGAPGHGFGLYETAAGIRVGVLNLEGRVFMSNLDCPFRCADACLEQMAGRADLILVDFHAEATSEKMALAHYLDGRVAALIGTHTHVPTADEQILPAGTAYQTDAGMTGSRDSVIGIAKDIAVERFVTQLPARFEVAKRQPVLCATLFDLDEDRGLARGIERIFCREEA
- the rny gene encoding ribonuclease Y, whose amino-acid sequence is MDAGTFFLVLLALGAGGAAGVVVRQRMDAARLGSAEDMAKQLVDAARKQAESLTREAQLQAKDRVLQAQAEWEQEARELRRELQAQEKRLIQREENLDRKDLALQEREKEVQERDRELSQLQVQTQQLQQQAQDLVQKRQAALEEISGLSAEEALRRLMAGLESQARHDAAKRIKQIEDEARENADKKAKEILSLAIQRYAGDYVAEKTVSVVPLPSDEMKGRIIGREGRNIRAIEAATGIDLIIDDTPEAVIISGFNPVRREVARLALERLVTDGRIHPARIEEIVRKAEEDVNQSIRESGEQATFDVGVHGIHPEIIKLIGRLKYRTSYGQNILKHSLEVAFLCGIMAAELGINVKQAKRAGLLHDLGKAVDHEVEGSHALIGADLARKYGEAPEIVHAIAAHHEEEKPTTILAVLVQAADALSGARPGARREMLETYVKRLEELEKIGTSFEGVEGCYAIQAGREIRVMVSSEAVSDAHAHVLAREIANKIEEQMTYPGQIKVNVIRETRAVDYAR
- a CDS encoding 5-formyltetrahydrofolate cyclo-ligase; the encoded protein is METKTQIRRSCLERRAGLPASRHACLSRQAQQRLADLALFRQAQTLALYCPIRAELDTRWLLQQAREAGLRVGLPRVQGDQLHFLRCDNPAMLCPGCFGVPEPMAGELLLPEQFDVVVVPGVAFDRWGGRLGYGKGFYDRFLCQCRPDAMRIGLGFSFQLLPQLPCEPHDVPLQALVTENEVLFFHAPPAVGEGADLQPVTDI